The region TTCAACAATGTAACGCTACATAAAGATTCTAGAAATACCCTGTCCAATTTAATAACAAAAAAGTTTAAGACTAGCCCTAGAGATTGGCCAATCTTAAACTTTTTTATTTAGTAGTTTATTTAAACCTACACCTACCACCTTCACAATATTGACTCTCTGTATTAACACTTAATAACTCTTCAAATTGAGGGTTGGGGTGTTCTTCTTCCCAAACTTGTTGTAAAGCACCACTGAAAGTTGCTAAAGGCTGAGCCCCTTTAATGACATATTTATCATTAATAACCATAAATGGCACACTATTAATCCCCAGTTTACCAGCTGCTTCTTCTTCTAAACAAACCTCTCGTACAAACGCGTCTGGATTATTTAACACAGTCTTTAACTCTGCTTCCTCTAAGCCTATACTTGTTCCAATCTCTACTAAAACATCCAAATCACTAAGCACTTTCCCTTCAGTGAAGTAAGCTTGAAATAGTTTCTCAACAAGCTCTGCTTCAAGCCCTTTTATTGCAGCGTATTTGGCTAATCTATGAGCATTACGAGTGTTAGTTGGTTTCATCTTATCAAAATCAAAATCCAAACTAACCCCACTTGCTTGTTCAGCAATTTGTTGATTCATAGCTGCTGCTTCTTCTACACTGACATCATATTTTTGAGCAAGCGCTTCTGTAATCCCTATCCCCGTATAATTACTAGCCGTTGGATCTAATTCAAAACTTTTAAATGAGACAGTTATGTCATCTTTGTATGGAAACAGATTAATTGCCTTCTGTAATCGGCGTTCACCTATGTAACAGAATGGACAGGCAAAATCTGACCAAATATCAATTTTCATACTAGCACCTCTTTATTTTTATAAACTTACCTTAAAGATAGTTTAGCTCACTTTATAAAAATGTCGTAATTAAATGCTTGTTCTAAAACAGACAAGCATGTAATGATGATAAATACCCATCAGGTGCTAGTTAAAAATGTTTGTTATCATCTTTATCGACCAGAAACTTCACTTGAAGAGCGTTCCTAAAATGTACTTAAAAAACAAAGCATGCTTTATTTTTTATAAATAAAACGATAATAAATTCCCAAACCAATACTTCCTACAATTAATAATGCCAAAGCAACGATTGAAACCTTTTCAGATAAAAAGATGGAAACCAACATCATTAAACCACTTATTACAAATAAATAGCCTGTTTTACGATTATATATTTTTTTTATTTCGACATCGGCAATGCCATCTCCTAAATGATAGCCTGGTTGAGGAGTTGTTAAATACGTACTACTTAATTTGGGTAAATAGTTACCGATTACTACGACGATAAGCCCAATTAAAAATATCACAATTTTTCTAATATCTAGGTCTTTTCCTAATCCTACTGCTAAGGTCACGCCATAGACTACTATACTTATGATTGGTATAACCCACTTAACAAGAGTCTCGAATTTAGGCTGCGGCATGTTACTATTTTTTTTACGGTCATTAACAACACATGAAAAAATTTGTATGCCACCTAACAATAATGGTAAAACGAATAAGGCAACATTTTTACTAGCAAACCCATCTGGTGTGTTATTAATTCCAAAATGAATCGCCATTTTAGCAGGTAGGTCTTCGTAATAAAACACTCCTAAAATAATGGGTGATAGGGTCACCAAAGTTGTAAAATACATGATTTTTTTATCTGATTTTGTCATATTATTTTCCTCCTAAACTTTGAATCCAAACTAAAACGTCTTCAAAGACTGATAAGTTTAATTCATAGTAAATAAAATTTTTCTCTTTACGTTTCTCTATCAACTCTGCCTTCTGTAACAAAGACAAGTGATAAGAGACTGTGGCATTGGTTAAATCTATCTTATCCGCAATATCACCTGCTGACATTGCTCCTTTTTTTAACATTTCTAAAATTTGACGCCTAATTGGATCTGAAATAGCTTTTAATGTTTCTGACATCCCCATTTTACAATCTCCTATCTATTTAGATTTTTTTCTAATTAGAATTATATCTAAATAGATTGTATAGCGTAACCAAACAAAAAGCAACACCTATTTAGAAAAAAATCTAAATAGGTGTTGCTTTAACTTTTTAAAAACCAACTGCGCCATATTGCCTCATGATGCTTGATGATTGTTTCAGCCGATGCTAACTTATTACGTGAAGTTGTGTGCAAATTAGGTTTCATATAACAGTAATAGCCATTTCCATGGGCAAAACGAATAGCTGTATCCATACAATACTCTGTTTGTGCCCCGCAAAATTCAATCGATTTAACGTTGAGATGCCTTAATATATCCGGTAATATTGTATGATAAAAAGCATTAGCTGTCTTTTTACTAACATAATAGTCAACTGAATCGTTGTTCAAACCAGCTAACAATTCCCATAAAGAGGAACCATTTACTAAGCGTTCATCTTCATGTTGAATAAAAATAATAGGTCTCTTTACCGAACGGTATAAAGCGATTCGCTGATTTACTTCATATACAATGCGTTCTAGTTCATGTAAGGGGGCTTCTACTGTATCAAGACCTACTTGTAAATCAATGACTAACAAACAATCTGCTAACATAGTTACACCTCTCAAATTTACGACTTATATGTCACTGCTACTATATCTGATTTTTGAAAAAATGACCTACTGCTTAGATCAGATCTTCTTGAAAATCACTTAATATCTCAATATTTTGCGAAATACTTATAAAAGCTTCTAATTCACTCTTTTCTAAGATCCCCCTTAATGTATCCATTTCAAATTGTGTCATTACCATGATAATAATACCTCTTTCTTGTTTTGTATACGCTCCTTGCGCATGATAAATGATTGTAATTCCTCGAGTTAATTTTTCTTGAATTTTTTTAACAATTTCATCTGGATATGGTGTTATAATCATAACTTGAACTTTTTGATACTTTGTATAGATAATATCTGTTGTTTTAGAAGCAACTAAAATTGATAAAATACTATAAAACATATGTGGCCAGCCAAATATATAACCTGATATAATAACTATTGTGCCATTAATAATTAAAGAAATATTGCCAATACTTCTACCTGTTAATTGTCTAATACTTAATAATATAATATCTAAACCACCTGTTGATAACCCATGTTTTAAAGCTAACCCTAAGGAAAAGCCACTGATTGCCCCACCAAAAATAGCACATATGATAGGATCAGATATTAAAATAACTTTAGGTGTTAATTCAATTGCAATTGACACAAATGTCACACCTGTTATTGTATAAAATAAAAATTTTCTATTGATTAAAAACCATCCTAGTATAAGTAACGGAACATTTAAACTCCAATAAACCAATCCTAAGGAAACATGCCCTGTAGTATGTTGCGTAATTAATGTTGTGATGATTTGTGATATTCCTGTTATACCACCTGCATAAATATTACCGTTTTGTAAAAATATGTTTAAAGCCATTGAATACAAAAAAGCATAAAGTAATAAGATAAAAATATTCATCACAAATTTTTGTACTAGTTCTCTTTCTTTAGCTACTGTCCATTTCATTAAACCACTAACCCCTTCTGTTCCTATTGAAAAAATAATAGGCTACAAAGACCAATTTTTCAGAAATGGTTTTTGTAGCCTTATTTTTTAAATTATTAATGATACTTTCTTTTCAACTTCTCTTAACAACTCACCATTTTTCAATAAATCTGTCGCTTTTTCTAATTCATTGAACATTTGAATATCTTGATCATTTTCAATAAATTTAACAGAATGTCGAAATGTCTCATAAGCAGCCTTACTGCCTACTCCAAGTGTGCCTTTATCTAGTATAAAATCAATTGCCTGACACGCTGCCATAATTTCAGTAGCAACAATTCGTGTTGAGTTATCTAAAATGTCTCTCGCTTTTCTAGCTGCAATTGTCCCCATACTTACAAAATCTTCTTGATTTTCACAGGAAGGTATTGAGTCTACACTTGCTGGATGTGCTAAAATTTTATTTTCAGATACTAATGATGCAGCTGCATATTGCGTGATCATAAATCCAGAATTTAAACCAGGATGCTTAACTAAAAATGATGGTAGGCCACTTAAATTAGTATTAATTAAACGCTCAATTCGACGCTCTGAAACATTTCCAATTTCAGCCGAGCCTATCCCTAAAAAGTCAAAGGGTTGGGCTAATGGCTCTCCATGAAAATTACCTCCAGAAATAACTTTACCAGATCTCATAACCAGCGGATTATCTGTTACAGAATTCAATTCAATTTCAACTTTTTCTTTCACATAAGCCACGGTATCTTTACTAGCACCATGTATTTGTGGGATGCAACGTAAAGTATACGCATCTTGTACTCTTTCAGCTGTTGCAGCAGTAGTTAGGGTACTTTGTTGTAGCAACGACCGAATATTTTTAGCCGTATCTAATTGTCCTTTTTGTGGTCGGATTAGATGGATTTCTTCACTAAATGCATCTATTATTCCATTATGAACTTCTAAAGAAAGGGCACCTGCAATATCAGATAGTTTTAGTAAGACACCTGCATCATATGTAGCTAAAGCACCGATTGCAGTTAATACTGTCGTACCATTAATCAAAGCCAAACCTTCTTTTGCAGCTAAATTAATAATAGAAATATTGGCTTTATCCATAGCTTCTTCTCCGTCCATTAACTCGCCTTCATAATAAGCTTGACCTAAGCCTAACATTGGAAGAACCATGTGAGATAACGGTGCTAAATCACCAGATGCACCTAGGGACCCTTTTTCTGGAATATATGGTATAAGATTTTTATTCAACATTTCCACTAGTGTATTAATTGTAGTTAAACGAATGCCAGAATAGCCTTTGAGCAATGAATTAATTCTAATTAACATGATTGCTCTTACTTCGTCTTCTTTAAAGTTATTGCCAAAACCACAAGAGTGCGTTCTAATTAAATTTTCTTGTAATCTCTGTGCCTCATCTTCTGGAATACTAACTTTGACCAAAGAACCAAAACCTGTATTAACACCATATGTGATTTCTTTATTTTTAACAATAGTGTCAATTATTTTTCTAGAATCATGAACTGCTTGAATAGCTTCCTCAGAAATAGTCACTTCATCAAAATTTCTTGCTACACTGATAACATCACTCAAGGTCAAACTATTGCCATCTAATATCACTGTCTTAGTCATTTTTTTCCCTCCTAATTAGTTAATGTTTATTTAATATGAAATAAAAGATACTAGCCACAATAATACCAATAACACCTGCTAATAAACTTATTGTACTGGCACCAAATGCAAGCATCCAAATACTTACCAAAATAGCAATAATCGGGATAAGTGGCCCAAAAGGTAATTTAAAGGTCAAATTAGTATTCGGATTTTTCTTTCTTAAAAAGATCACTGCTAAAGCTGATGGAATATATTGAATAAATCTAAAAACAACACTTAATTCTGCCAATTGCTCAAAACTACCACTTAGTAATAATAAAGAAGTCAGTACACCAGAAACAGCTATCGCAATAATAGGTGCTCCCTTATTATTTTTTTTAGAAATAATGGTTGGTAACAACCCTTCATCTGAAATTGCAGCACCATATCTCGGAATCATCATAGAATCACCTACATTTAATCCTAATATCGAAATCAATGCCCCAATAGAAATGACCCATTTCCCAAATGGTCCAATCATCTCTGCAAAAGCATCTTGGACCGGCGCATCTGTCTCTAGAATACCAACGCCAAGCATCGCTATAGTTCCTGCTATAATCACAAAGTATAAGATTGAAACAATACTTATTGAACCTATAATAGCTTTAGGAACATTTTTTTTAGCGTTTCTCATCTCACCGGCAACAATTGGAAGGGCTTCAAATCCAATAAAGGCATAAAAAACTGTTAGAGATGTTCCAGCCATGGCTTTAGAAACAGTCATACCTGGGCTTAGTTGCAAGAATGGTGTAAAATTCCCTTTGGAAATGCCATGTTTAATAAAGAATAAACTACAACATGTAAAAGCTACAATGGGTATTAATTTTGCGATAGTGATACTAATTGTAAATATTTTAGATGTTTTTATACCCAAACTATTGATGATTGACAATGCTATCACTAAACAAATACTTATGATAGTGTTTTTACCTTCTAATGTCGGAAACGCGACAATTAACAATTTTGAAAAACCCGCTGCCATAGCCGACCATGATATTAAGGTCACGAACCAACCTAAGAGGCCTACATTAAATCCTACGAAATCGCCAAAGGCCGCTTTAGAATATTGAAATGCGCCGCCGTTCTTATTAAAATAACCGGATACCTCAGCAAAACAAACTGCTAATAATAAAATCAAAATTGCATCAAAAACCATCGCTAACAATGAGGCAGGTCCTAGATCTCTATAAATTGTTTGAGGTAATAAAAAAATACCAGAACCAATTACTGCATTTATTCCATAAAGGGTGGCACCATTTAAACTGAATTTTACGTCTTCATTTTGAATACTTGACTCTTCAATTTCAGCTTTTATACTCATAATTATCTCCTTATAATTTATTTATAGGCAATAAAACTATTACAATCTAAGATCTCTCCTTTCACTAACAAGGTTTTTGATTACATTCACTAATCATTGGTTTTTAGATAATTCAGATAAAATTAATAGGCTGTTAGCATGAATACTAAAATAGTTTATAGTCATTCCTATTTCTAAAACAACTGTATCTCCTGAATAAATCATTAAATCCTCTACCGATTTATTTTTATAGTTGATTGTAATCTTAGAGCTTTTGATTGCGTATATTAGATGTATACTATCCTTATCCGTAATTATCTTTACGTCACTATTTTTAATAACTACCATTTTGGCATTAATTTCTTTTTTATATATCAAATTAATATCCTGACACAAACCATAACTTCTAGTTTCAATATCGCCTGAAAAAAAGTAGGCTTCTAAAGGTTTCAAATGGATTTTTTTAGCTTTAGATGTCTCAGGATGATCTAAGACTAATGGCTTATCCAAACTCATAATAATCCGGTTATAGCCTGCTAATTTAGTAAAGTCACTATTTTTTTTTGAAATACTTGCTGTTGATAATCTGAAATCAAAGGATTGATTGTTAGAAGGATCATTTTCTACCGGTGAACGGTATAACTCTGTTGTTATACCGCCGGTCCATTCCGTTGACACATATTCTTCTTTAACAATGTATTTTTTTTCAACGTATCTGTTCATTTTAAAATAATCCTGTAATATCCCCATCTTCATTCACATCAATACCTTCTGATGCAGGATGCTTAGGTAAACCAGGCATTGTCATGACACTGCCTGTCAAAGCGACAATGAAGCCTGCTCCGGCTGATATTTTTAGACTGGCAATATTAATATCAAAATCTTTTGGAGCACCGATTAAACTTACTTGATCTGAGAATGAGAATTGTGTTTTTGCCATACAAATTGGATAGTTACTAAATCCTAGTCTATTTAGCTCATTTAATTCTTTATAAGCTTTCTTACTAAAGGTAACACCATTTCCACCATAAACCTTTTGAACAACTTTAGTTAGCTTATCTTCAATGCTATCTGTTAGGTCATAAACGTAGCTAAAATCATTCGTCTGATTAGCCAATCTGACCACGCTTTCTGCCAACGCTACACTACCATCCGCTCCTTTTTCCCAAGCTTCCGATAAAACCACTTCTGTTTGATTACTCAGACAGTATTCTTTGACTAACTCTAACTCTTCAGCAGTATCTGTTTCAAATTTGTTAAGAGCAACAACAACCGGTAACCCATAAACTTCTTTAATCGTTACTAAATGTTGTTTTAAATTAGGTAAGCCTTCAAGAATTGCGTCTTTATTAACTTTATTTAATTCCTTTTTAGATACGCCACCATGCATTTTTAAAGCACGGATTGTTGCAACAAGGACAACGGCATCTGGCTGGATATCCGCCATACGACACTTAATATCAATAAATTTTTCTGCACCTAAGTCAGAACCAAAACCAGCTTCGGTAATCGCAAAATCAGCATACTTCATTGCTAACTTCGTTGCTAGTATACTGTTACAACCATGTGCAATATTGGCAAATGGGCCACCATGAATAAGAGCTGGTGTATGATTTAATGTTTGAACTAAATTAGGATTAATCGCTTCTTTTAATAAAGCTGTCAAAGCACCTTCTGCCTTTAGATCACCAGCAGTAACCGGATCCCCTGAACTATTATAGCCAATAATTATCTGCCTTAACTTATCTTTTAATTCAACAATGTTATTAGACAAACACAGTATTGCCATTATTTCTGAAGCGACAGTTATATCGTATCCATCTTCTCTTGTTACACCATTTACTTTTCCTTGTAGACCACTGACAATATGACGTAATTGTCGATCGTTCATATCTACGACTCTTTTCCATGTGATTTTTTGACTATCAATGTTTAATATATTTCCATGATGAATATGATTGTCAATCAAGGCAGCAAGCAAGTTATTTGCAACACCTATGGCATGAAAATCACCTGTAAAATGTAAATTGATTTCTTCCATTGGGACAACTTGGGCATAACCACCACCGGTTGCGCCACCTTTCATGCCAAAGACAGGTCCTAAAGAGGGCTCTCTTAAAGCCAGCATTGCTCGCTTACCTATTTTAGCTAACCCATCAGCCAAGCCAACAGAAGTTGTTGTTTTTCCTTCACCAGCAGGTGTGGGGCTAATTGCAGTAACTAGTATTAACTTACCATTTTTTTTATTGGACATCTTTTTTAATTCATGACTGTTAATCTTAGCTTTGTATTTTCCATACAATTCGTAACTATCCTCTTGAAGTTCCATTTTTTCTGCTATATTTTTAATAGGTAGCATCGTTGTTTCAGTTGCTATCTCGATATCCGTCGGTATTTTCATTTTAATGCTCACTCCTTTTTATTTAATAATTGTCAAAACATCTTGATAAATACTATCTGCTAGAACTGTGCCTTTTTGGACTAAGCTAGCCCCTTGTTCCTCATGTTTTTTGATAAACTCTTCATCTTTAATACCTGATAAATTGATTAGCACATTTAACCAAGCTCCCTGTAAGCCTGATTTTAAATTCAAAGCAGCAACACCCAAATCGCTAATTGCATTACTGTTAGTTTTTCCAACCATTAATTGTATTAGTTCTAATCCTTTTAAGATTGACTCCATCATGATAAAAGGTGATAAAGCTGCCCCTTTTAAAGCTACTTGCATCGCTTCTTTACGTGCTTCTTTTTCCTCATTTGATTCTTTTGGCATTGAAAAAACTGAGGAAACAGCATTAAATGCTAGCGTATCTTCATCAATTGCCTTTAATAATTTATCTTGTATGTCAATTATTTGGGGTAAGATAGAATTTATTAAATCATGATGTTCAACATATTTTTTTTTACCAATAGTTAATTCCGCAACCATTCGTGATAAAGCAACACCCATATCTGCAGCTAAAGCAGAAGCG is a window of Vagococcus intermedius DNA encoding:
- a CDS encoding DUF1648 domain-containing protein; translation: MTKSDKKIMYFTTLVTLSPIILGVFYYEDLPAKMAIHFGINNTPDGFASKNVALFVLPLLLGGIQIFSCVVNDRKKNSNMPQPKFETLVKWVIPIISIVVYGVTLAVGLGKDLDIRKIVIFLIGLIVVVIGNYLPKLSSTYLTTPQPGYHLGDGIADVEIKKIYNRKTGYLFVISGLMMLVSIFLSEKVSIVALALLIVGSIGLGIYYRFIYKK
- a CDS encoding formate--tetrahydrofolate ligase gives rise to the protein MKIPTDIEIATETTMLPIKNIAEKMELQEDSYELYGKYKAKINSHELKKMSNKKNGKLILVTAISPTPAGEGKTTTSVGLADGLAKIGKRAMLALREPSLGPVFGMKGGATGGGYAQVVPMEEINLHFTGDFHAIGVANNLLAALIDNHIHHGNILNIDSQKITWKRVVDMNDRQLRHIVSGLQGKVNGVTREDGYDITVASEIMAILCLSNNIVELKDKLRQIIIGYNSSGDPVTAGDLKAEGALTALLKEAINPNLVQTLNHTPALIHGGPFANIAHGCNSILATKLAMKYADFAITEAGFGSDLGAEKFIDIKCRMADIQPDAVVLVATIRALKMHGGVSKKELNKVNKDAILEGLPNLKQHLVTIKEVYGLPVVVALNKFETDTAEELELVKEYCLSNQTEVVLSEAWEKGADGSVALAESVVRLANQTNDFSYVYDLTDSIEDKLTKVVQKVYGGNGVTFSKKAYKELNELNRLGFSNYPICMAKTQFSFSDQVSLIGAPKDFDINIASLKISAGAGFIVALTGSVMTMPGLPKHPASEGIDVNEDGDITGLF
- a CDS encoding APC family permease, whose product is MSIKAEIEESSIQNEDVKFSLNGATLYGINAVIGSGIFLLPQTIYRDLGPASLLAMVFDAILILLLAVCFAEVSGYFNKNGGAFQYSKAAFGDFVGFNVGLLGWFVTLISWSAMAAGFSKLLIVAFPTLEGKNTIISICLVIALSIINSLGIKTSKIFTISITIAKLIPIVAFTCCSLFFIKHGISKGNFTPFLQLSPGMTVSKAMAGTSLTVFYAFIGFEALPIVAGEMRNAKKNVPKAIIGSISIVSILYFVIIAGTIAMLGVGILETDAPVQDAFAEMIGPFGKWVISIGALISILGLNVGDSMMIPRYGAAISDEGLLPTIISKKNNKGAPIIAIAVSGVLTSLLLLSGSFEQLAELSVVFRFIQYIPSALAVIFLRKKNPNTNLTFKLPFGPLIPIIAILVSIWMLAFGASTISLLAGVIGIIVASIFYFILNKH
- the hutH gene encoding histidine ammonia-lyase, with product MTKTVILDGNSLTLSDVISVARNFDEVTISEEAIQAVHDSRKIIDTIVKNKEITYGVNTGFGSLVKVSIPEDEAQRLQENLIRTHSCGFGNNFKEDEVRAIMLIRINSLLKGYSGIRLTTINTLVEMLNKNLIPYIPEKGSLGASGDLAPLSHMVLPMLGLGQAYYEGELMDGEEAMDKANISIINLAAKEGLALINGTTVLTAIGALATYDAGVLLKLSDIAGALSLEVHNGIIDAFSEEIHLIRPQKGQLDTAKNIRSLLQQSTLTTAATAERVQDAYTLRCIPQIHGASKDTVAYVKEKVEIELNSVTDNPLVMRSGKVISGGNFHGEPLAQPFDFLGIGSAEIGNVSERRIERLINTNLSGLPSFLVKHPGLNSGFMITQYAAASLVSENKILAHPASVDSIPSCENQEDFVSMGTIAARKARDILDNSTRIVATEIMAACQAIDFILDKGTLGVGSKAAYETFRHSVKFIENDQDIQMFNELEKATDLLKNGELLREVEKKVSLII
- a CDS encoding isochorismatase family protein, with protein sequence MLADCLLVIDLQVGLDTVEAPLHELERIVYEVNQRIALYRSVKRPIIFIQHEDERLVNGSSLWELLAGLNNDSVDYYVSKKTANAFYHTILPDILRHLNVKSIEFCGAQTEYCMDTAIRFAHGNGYYCYMKPNLHTTSRNKLASAETIIKHHEAIWRSWFLKS
- a CDS encoding cyclodeaminase/cyclohydrolase family protein, producing the protein MKLIDLTLTDFVSVLSSSEPAPGGGSASALAADMGVALSRMVAELTIGKKKYVEHHDLINSILPQIIDIQDKLLKAIDEDTLAFNAVSSVFSMPKESNEEKEARKEAMQVALKGAALSPFIMMESILKGLELIQLMVGKTNSNAISDLGVAALNLKSGLQGAWLNVLINLSGIKDEEFIKKHEEQGASLVQKGTVLADSIYQDVLTIIK
- a CDS encoding HutD family protein, with the translated sequence MKMGILQDYFKMNRYVEKKYIVKEEYVSTEWTGGITTELYRSPVENDPSNNQSFDFRLSTASISKKNSDFTKLAGYNRIIMSLDKPLVLDHPETSKAKKIHLKPLEAYFFSGDIETRSYGLCQDINLIYKKEINAKMVVIKNSDVKIITDKDSIHLIYAIKSSKITINYKNKSVEDLMIYSGDTVVLEIGMTINYFSIHANSLLILSELSKNQ
- a CDS encoding autorepressor SdpR family transcription factor — encoded protein: MGMSETLKAISDPIRRQILEMLKKGAMSAGDIADKIDLTNATVSYHLSLLQKAELIEKRKEKNFIYYELNLSVFEDVLVWIQSLGGK
- a CDS encoding DsbA family oxidoreductase, with protein sequence MKIDIWSDFACPFCYIGERRLQKAINLFPYKDDITVSFKSFELDPTASNYTGIGITEALAQKYDVSVEEAAAMNQQIAEQASGVSLDFDFDKMKPTNTRNAHRLAKYAAIKGLEAELVEKLFQAYFTEGKVLSDLDVLVEIGTSIGLEEAELKTVLNNPDAFVREVCLEEEAAGKLGINSVPFMVINDKYVIKGAQPLATFSGALQQVWEEEHPNPQFEELLSVNTESQYCEGGRCRFK
- a CDS encoding YitT family protein, which encodes MKWTVAKERELVQKFVMNIFILLLYAFLYSMALNIFLQNGNIYAGGITGISQIITTLITQHTTGHVSLGLVYWSLNVPLLILGWFLINRKFLFYTITGVTFVSIAIELTPKVILISDPIICAIFGGAISGFSLGLALKHGLSTGGLDIILLSIRQLTGRSIGNISLIINGTIVIISGYIFGWPHMFYSILSILVASKTTDIIYTKYQKVQVMIITPYPDEIVKKIQEKLTRGITIIYHAQGAYTKQERGIIIMVMTQFEMDTLRGILEKSELEAFISISQNIEILSDFQEDLI